CGAGGCACGGAAGAAGAAACGCTTCAGGGGTTCAAATTCAAAGCGTTTTTGTGTATGGATTTCCAATTGAACCTGTACCCCGAATTGCTCGTTCATTCGGCGGACCAACCACTGAAGGGCGGTAAACAGGTCGGAATGGTGCAGCACCGGTGGACTCAACTCGTGAGACAGACGACGCGATTTGCGAATGGATTCCACCAGCATTGCTTCCACCTTTTGTAGCATCGGTTCAGGTGGCAGGTTCTCATAAGCGCACTGCAAGTGGAGCTTGGCAGCGGCAAGGATTTGCTGAAGATCGTCGTGCAGCACCTGAGCGATGCGCTGCCGCTCCAGCTCCTCGGCCTCAGTCAGTTCCACGGCCAGGGCCTGAAGCTGCCCGGCGCGGGCCTCGGCCAGTTTGCTGCGTTCAGCCACCTGCTGCAACAGCGTGTCATTCAACTCGATCAGCTGTTTTTCCGTCTGTAACCGTTGCATGGCCACAGCCACCTGGTCCGCGACCGATTTCATCAACGTGGTTTCATCAGGGGCAAACTGAGGCCGTGTGCTGGTTCCGAAGGACAAGGTGCCGATCAGTCGGCCCTGCGCCAGCAGCGGATGACAGCAATAGGCCTGAACGCCAAAGGATTTTACCAGCTCGGTCCGCGGATCATCACTGCACTGAATGTTTTCGACAATAATACGTTCCCCTTCGCGTGCGACACACCCGCAGACCGCTACGCCAAATTGAAGTTCCCGGATCGCGGCAGCAGCCTCCTCCGGAATGCCGGCACTCGCATTGAGATGCAATAATTCGCCCGGTGATTCGACGATATAATTGAAGAAAAACTGGCAATCCAGGTGCGTCATAACAAGCCGGCAGATCTTATCGACGATCACCAACGGGTCTTCGGCGCGCAGCAAATTTTCAGCCACTTTGGCCAAAAGCTCCAGGCGCTCATGACTTCTTTTGAGCAGGTTCGCAGCCTGCATGCGCCCGGTGATATCCCGGAATACGAGCACCACCCCCAGCATCCGTCCTTTGGCATCCTGAATGGGTGCGCCGCTATCGTCAATGGGGATGTCACCGCCGCCCCTTCGAAGCAGCACCGTGTGGTTGGCAAGTGCTTCAATCCTGGCGCTTTTCAGCACCTTGCTCACCGGGTCTTCCACAACCGCCCGGGATTGTGCATTGACAATGCGGAATATGTCTTTTACCGGTTTTCCAACGGATTCGTCCATGGGCCAGCCGGTCAGGTCCTCGGCCACCTTGTTCATAAAGGTGACCCCGCCGTAGGTATCGGCAGCGATAACCCCATCCGCGATGCTTCTGAGCGTCGTTTGCAGCCACTCTTTGTTTTGGTGCAACTCCCGGAAAAGCAGTTCAAAGGGTTTCGCCAAGCCGGTTTGTATAATCGCCCGATATATCAGATAAAAGGAAACGATCTTGAAAAAATGCCCGAGCATGTTTGAAAAACCGTATACACCGGCATAGGCGGTAAATAAAAGCTCTGAAAGCGCCTTTATGCCGATGGAGGCCAGCAGCAGGAAAAGGATGTTGGGGTGGAATCGGTGGCGGTGTTTCAGAAGGAATCCGCCGGAGGCCGACAAGATCAGAATGATGATATATTCACTGACCCTTTTGAAAGGGGTCAATCCGCCGGCGCCTTCAAGAAAACAATCGGGGAAAATGCGCCAGT
This sequence is a window from Desulfobacterales bacterium. Protein-coding genes within it:
- a CDS encoding MASE3 domain-containing protein, with amino-acid sequence MRHVITGFLGLLLLAGLYVCGRYNYLLFHSIAEIFSIIIACGIFMVAWNCRRYLDNQYLLFIGVAYLFIGMLDLAHTFAYKGMPLLHGFDANAPTQLWIAARYLESLTWLAAPLMLRRRINAAFYLLGYALIVLFLLVTILYWRIFPDCFLEGAGGLTPFKRVSEYIIILILSASGGFLLKHRHRFHPNILFLLLASIGIKALSELLFTAYAGVYGFSNMLGHFFKIVSFYLIYRAIIQTGLAKPFELLFRELHQNKEWLQTTLRSIADGVIAADTYGGVTFMNKVAEDLTGWPMDESVGKPVKDIFRIVNAQSRAVVEDPVSKVLKSARIEALANHTVLLRRGGGDIPIDDSGAPIQDAKGRMLGVVLVFRDITGRMQAANLLKRSHERLELLAKVAENLLRAEDPLVIVDKICRLVMTHLDCQFFFNYIVESPGELLHLNASAGIPEEAAAAIRELQFGVAVCGCVAREGERIIVENIQCSDDPRTELVKSFGVQAYCCHPLLAQGRLIGTLSFGTSTRPQFAPDETTLMKSVADQVAVAMQRLQTEKQLIELNDTLLQQVAERSKLAEARAGQLQALAVELTEAEELERQRIAQVLHDDLQQILAAAKLHLQCAYENLPPEPMLQKVEAMLVESIRKSRRLSHELSPPVLHHSDLFTALQWLVRRMNEQFGVQVQLEIHTQKRFEFEPLKRFFFRASQELLFNVVKHAGVKAAHILLSEEDEKLVITVSDEGRGFNPEILQSASVKSGLGLISLRERAHALGGCLTIESAPERGSRFTLSVPLGMTKATAPEAPAGVRKRRTTTEQPVDDEIGGTRVLFVDDHKVMRKGLIGLFSGQPEIRVVGEAANGREAIEQVRQLLPDVVVMDISMPIMDGIEATRQIKAGWPAVRIIGLSMHEDEQITLRMREAGADEVVNKTASSAELLKAIYGPANTAGCN